From the Euphorbia lathyris chromosome 6, ddEupLath1.1, whole genome shotgun sequence genome, one window contains:
- the LOC136232861 gene encoding uncharacterized protein, protein METSSTLLHSTSISFGFSFAIEKNRCNNKKVSLRHFSKHLQPHLSNSSNGYHLHKTLKPFETSLNSFSVNQSLSPLKSTRIHLLSPVKCSYSSSATADSPRNHPWLTPLKNLSFDKLKETLLQLTPFDIVKWSSVFSIAIAAAKWTVNLFLNPFFWMYFSWTWLFWPWFVAISLAFYGVYCYYKHSLGEASIFEQLALVTSVFTWLTLVPPAYFNGYLEGWPFVFFFVYHYFFFFNVSVRRRLYGDYYARPHDPKWDVNPPKWHRLLFCVGVMVSHWLAAFEGPELHLIPGGWSNAGIWILILVTLLMQYNSTLYLAKYSEKVVVPTAVVQFGPYRWVRHPIYASTILLFASYFVALRAPMSLFSVVVVCLIYYGQKAELEENLMIESFGERYSEYMSKVRYKLIPFVY, encoded by the coding sequence ATGGAAACTTCATCTACGCTACTTCACTCTACATCAATTTCATTTGGTTTCTCTTTCGCAATTGAAAAGAACCGGTGCAACAACAAGAAAGTTTCTCTTAGACATTTCAGCAAACACCTTCAACCGCATTTATCCAACTCCTCCAACGGCTATCACCTTCATAAAACCCTTAAACCTTTCGAAACCTCGTTGAATTCGTTTTCAGTTAATCAATCACTATCACCTCTTAAATCAACGAGAATCCATTTGCTGTCTCCTGTTAAATGCTCCTATTCTAGCTCAGCAACCGCAGACTCTCCTCGTAATCACCCATGGTTGACACCCCTGAAAAATCTCTCTTTTGATAAATTGAAAGAAACCCTATTGCAATTAACTCCATTTGACATCGTTAAGTGGTCTTCTGTGTTCTCAATTGCAATTGCAGCAGCGAAATGGACAGTGAATTTGTTCTTGAACCCCTTTTTTTGGATGTATTTTAGCTGGACTTGGTTGTTTTGGCCGTGGTTTGTGGCTATATCACTTGCATTTTATGGGGTCTATTGCTATTACAAGCATTCATTGGGCGAGGCGAGCATTTTTGAGCAACTTGCTCTTGTTACCTCGGTATTTACTTGGTTAACGCTTGTTCCTCCTGCATATTTCAATGGTTATTTAGAAGGATGGCCTTTTGTGTTCTTCTTTGTGTAccattatttctttttctttaatgtTAGCGTGAGGAGACGTTTGTATGGAGATTATTATGCGCGCCCACATGATCCCAAGTGGGATGTGAATCCGCCCAAATGGCATCGCCTTTTGTTCTGTGTTGGGGTCATGGTTAGCCACTGGCTTGCAGCTTTTGAAGGTCCGGAGCTGCACCTTATTCCGGGTGGATGGAGCAATGCAGGAATTTGGATTTTGATACTAGTAACTTTGCTGATGCAGTACAACTCCACGCTTTACCTTGCAAAGTATTCTGAGAAAGTGGTTGTGCCTACTGCTGTTGTGCAATTTGGGCCATATAGATGGGTCCGGCATCCGATATATGCCTCCACAATCCTTCTGTTTGCCTCCTATTTTGTTGCACTTCGTGCACCTATGAGCTTGTTTTCTGTGGTGGTTGTCTGTTTGATTTATTATGGCCAGAAGGCGGAATTGGAGGAGAATCTGATGATCGAGTCTTTTGGGGAGAGATATTCGGAGTACATGAGCAAAGTTCGATATAAGCTCATTCCTTTTGTTTATTAA